Proteins found in one Methylobacterium sp. CB376 genomic segment:
- a CDS encoding ANL family adenylate-forming protein, translated as MPRPDPGSLREALAGAGETGGRLLGREAAIDFAALTRASALGPARDGLAGRAVLVATADQFAAALALIDLDGLARRLLLAPPDLDPAHLPTLLDRAGIEAVVTDLAPAARPDVGGRPVHAIGAPRPAAAPAAPRLATEWVLLTSGTTGVPKMVVHDLEGLAGAIRPRPPGEPAPVWSTFYDIRRYGGLQIFLRAVLGGASLVLSAKDEPVAEFLARLGRHGASHVSGTPSHWRRALMSAGLGAFRPSYVRLSGEIADQAVLDALRAAFPQASIGHAYASTEAGVGFEVTDGREGFPESFLGPRAGGVELRVVEGALRIRSGRTARRYLGEGAPILLDAEGFVDTGDMIEIRDGRCAFVGRRGGIINVGGLKVHPEEVEAVINRHPRVRMSLVEGRRNPITGALVTATLVLDPGEASVEAVKAEILAACRAALPAHKVPAVLRVAEALPVTGAGKLARGRGPGAQAPLAQAPLAETPLAETPPESRHA; from the coding sequence ATGCCGCGGCCTGACCCGGGCTCCCTGCGCGAGGCGCTGGCGGGTGCCGGCGAGACCGGCGGCCGCCTCCTCGGGCGCGAGGCCGCGATCGACTTCGCGGCGCTCACCCGCGCGAGCGCGCTGGGACCGGCCCGCGACGGGCTCGCCGGGCGCGCCGTGCTGGTCGCGACCGCGGACCAGTTCGCGGCCGCCCTGGCGCTGATCGACCTCGACGGGCTCGCCCGCCGGCTCCTCCTCGCCCCGCCCGACCTCGACCCCGCCCACCTGCCGACCCTGCTGGACCGCGCCGGGATCGAGGCCGTGGTAACGGACCTCGCGCCCGCGGCGCGGCCGGATGTCGGCGGCCGCCCGGTCCACGCGATCGGCGCGCCGCGCCCCGCCGCGGCCCCGGCCGCGCCCCGGCTCGCCACCGAATGGGTGCTCCTCACCTCCGGCACCACGGGCGTGCCCAAGATGGTGGTGCACGACCTGGAGGGGCTCGCCGGCGCGATCCGCCCGCGTCCCCCCGGGGAGCCGGCGCCGGTCTGGTCGACCTTCTACGACATCCGCCGCTACGGCGGGCTCCAGATCTTCCTGCGCGCGGTCCTCGGCGGCGCCTCGCTGGTCCTCTCGGCCAAGGACGAGCCGGTGGCGGAGTTCCTCGCGCGCCTCGGGCGCCACGGGGCGAGCCACGTCTCGGGCACGCCCTCGCACTGGCGCCGGGCGCTGATGAGCGCGGGGCTCGGCGCCTTCCGCCCCTCCTACGTCCGGCTCTCCGGCGAGATCGCCGACCAAGCGGTGCTCGACGCCCTGCGCGCCGCCTTCCCGCAGGCCTCGATCGGCCACGCCTACGCCTCCACCGAGGCGGGGGTGGGGTTCGAGGTGACGGATGGGCGCGAGGGTTTCCCCGAGAGCTTCCTCGGCCCCCGCGCGGGCGGCGTGGAGCTGCGCGTGGTCGAGGGCGCCCTGCGGATCCGCTCCGGCCGCACGGCCCGCCGCTACCTCGGCGAGGGCGCGCCGATCCTGCTCGACGCGGAGGGCTTCGTCGATACCGGCGACATGATCGAGATCCGCGACGGGCGCTGCGCCTTCGTCGGGCGGCGCGGCGGCATCATCAATGTCGGGGGCCTCAAGGTGCACCCGGAGGAGGTCGAGGCGGTGATCAACCGGCATCCGCGGGTGCGGATGTCCCTGGTCGAGGGCCGCCGCAACCCGATCACGGGCGCGCTCGTCACCGCCACCCTGGTGCTCGATCCCGGGGAGGCCTCCGTCGAGGCGGTCAAGGCCGAGATCCTGGCCGCCTGCCGGGCGGCCCTGCCCGCCCACAAGGTCCCGGCCGTCCTGCGCGTCGCCGAGGCGCTGCCGGTGACCGGGGCCGGCAAGCTCGCCCGGGGACGCGGTCCGGGCGCCCAGGCCCCGCTTGCCCAGGCTCCCCTTGCCGAGACGCCCCTTGCCGAGACGCCGCCGGAGAGCCGTCATGCGTAA
- the fliR gene encoding flagellar biosynthesis protein FliR, which produces MSGPGPFLPGPDLFLGIFLMFCRIGGCLLVVPGVSSARIPVQVRLFLALSVTFALSPLILPLFRGRLAAQEPAVTFLWILSESLTGFLIGLLGRVFLFVLETVMTAVTMAVGFGTIPGTPMEGNEPQGALVSLVMVAATALLFSAGLHWELFRGLVDSYARLPPGEGLGSQAALVQIVDQITSVFVLGLRITSPFIVYSIVVNLAVGFANKLTPTIPVYFIATPFVMVGGILMLYLISGEVLMQFLGSYAIWLRQG; this is translated from the coding sequence GTGAGCGGGCCGGGCCCCTTCCTGCCCGGGCCCGACCTCTTCCTCGGGATCTTCCTGATGTTCTGCCGCATCGGCGGCTGCCTCCTGGTGGTCCCCGGCGTCTCCAGCGCCCGCATCCCCGTCCAGGTGCGCCTGTTCCTCGCGCTCTCGGTCACCTTCGCGCTCAGCCCCCTGATCCTGCCCCTGTTCAGGGGCCGGCTCGCCGCGCAGGAGCCGGCCGTCACCTTCCTGTGGATCCTCTCGGAGAGCCTGACGGGCTTCCTGATCGGGCTCCTGGGCCGGGTCTTCCTGTTCGTGCTGGAGACCGTGATGACCGCCGTGACCATGGCGGTGGGGTTCGGGACCATCCCGGGCACGCCGATGGAGGGCAACGAGCCCCAGGGCGCCCTCGTCTCCCTGGTGATGGTGGCGGCGACGGCCCTGCTCTTCTCCGCCGGCCTGCACTGGGAGCTGTTCCGCGGCCTCGTCGACTCCTACGCCCGCCTGCCGCCCGGCGAGGGGCTCGGCTCCCAGGCGGCGCTGGTGCAGATCGTCGATCAGATCACCAGCGTGTTCGTGCTCGGCCTGCGCATCACCTCGCCCTTCATCGTCTACTCGATCGTGGTGAACCTCGCCGTCGGTTTCGCCAACAAGCTGACGCCGACGATCCCGGTCTACTTCATCGCCACGCCCTTCGTGATGGTGGGAGGAATCCTGATGCTCTACCTGATCTCCGGGGAGGTGCTGATGCAGTTCCTCGGCTCCTACGCGATCTGGCTGCGGCAGGGCTGA
- a CDS encoding rod-binding protein → MSIKPPSDIVLDVARAADPTRLQEAAAKLGTAGGAVDPSAFADAMASAGLSTHMPLDAQGALTAAKSDTALSAKKAAGPYRQFESFVLQHFVETMLPSKASSVYGKGMAGGYWKSMLAEQIGGQIAKAGGLGIARLLANAHPVQTGETKKSQL, encoded by the coding sequence ATGAGCATCAAGCCTCCCTCCGACATCGTGCTCGACGTCGCGCGGGCCGCCGACCCGACCCGCCTGCAGGAGGCCGCCGCCAAGCTCGGCACCGCCGGCGGGGCGGTGGACCCCTCCGCCTTCGCGGACGCGATGGCCTCGGCCGGCCTCTCGACGCACATGCCCCTCGACGCGCAGGGCGCGCTCACCGCGGCCAAGTCCGACACCGCGCTCTCGGCCAAGAAGGCGGCCGGCCCCTACCGGCAGTTCGAGTCCTTCGTGCTGCAGCACTTCGTCGAGACGATGCTGCCGTCGAAGGCGAGTTCCGTCTACGGCAAGGGCATGGCGGGCGGCTACTGGAAGTCGATGCTCGCCGAGCAGATCGGCGGCCAGATCGCCAAGGCCGGCGGCCTCGGCATCGCCCGGCTGCTCGCCAACGCCCACCCGGTCCAGACCGGCGAGACCAAGAAGTCCCAACTCTGA
- a CDS encoding phosphopantetheine-binding protein, producing MSVRLTILDQMKKIAEEQQRKLAPLSDNTALVETGLDSLCFAILVARLEGELNVDPFTMSDEITFPVTVGEFIALYEGAAVDAAA from the coding sequence ATGTCCGTAAGGTTAACGATTCTCGATCAAATGAAGAAGATCGCCGAAGAGCAGCAGCGCAAGCTGGCTCCACTGTCGGACAACACGGCTCTGGTCGAGACCGGGCTGGATTCGCTGTGCTTCGCGATCCTGGTGGCGCGGCTGGAGGGCGAACTGAACGTCGATCCATTCACGATGTCGGACGAGATCACCTTCCCGGTGACGGTCGGCGAGTTCATCGCGCTCTACGAGGGCGCCGCCGTCGATGCCGCGGCCTGA
- a CDS encoding SDR family NAD(P)-dependent oxidoreductase, giving the protein MRNVLVTGASRGLGLAIAVTLAGAGFRVAAVARRPSEALEAAMRAAGPGELHFAAADLAEIGALPDLVRRLREAHGPLYGLVNNAGLGTEGLLAMMPLADIEALVRLNTLAPIVLTKHAVRAMMAEGAGRVVNVSSIIASTGYNALSVYAATKASMIGFTRSLAREVGPLGITVNAVAPGFIDTEMTAGLGEAERRKITGRAALRRLAEAQDVANAVAFLMGESGRNITGTVMTIDAGSTA; this is encoded by the coding sequence ATGCGTAACGTCCTCGTCACCGGGGCGAGCCGGGGCCTCGGCCTCGCGATCGCCGTCACCCTCGCCGGCGCCGGCTTCCGGGTCGCGGCGGTGGCCCGCCGCCCGAGCGAGGCGCTCGAGGCGGCGATGCGCGCGGCCGGGCCGGGCGAGCTCCACTTCGCGGCCGCCGACCTCGCGGAGATCGGGGCCCTGCCCGACCTGGTGCGGCGCCTGCGCGAGGCGCACGGGCCGCTCTACGGCCTCGTCAACAATGCCGGTCTCGGCACCGAGGGGCTCCTGGCGATGATGCCGCTCGCCGACATCGAGGCGCTGGTGCGGCTCAACACGCTCGCGCCGATCGTGCTCACCAAGCACGCGGTGCGCGCCATGATGGCCGAGGGGGCCGGGCGCGTCGTCAATGTCAGCTCGATCATCGCCTCGACGGGCTACAACGCGCTCTCGGTCTACGCCGCCACCAAGGCGTCGATGATCGGCTTCACGCGCTCCCTCGCCCGGGAGGTCGGCCCGCTCGGCATCACGGTGAACGCGGTGGCGCCGGGTTTCATCGACACCGAGATGACCGCGGGCCTCGGCGAGGCGGAGCGCCGCAAGATCACCGGCCGCGCCGCCCTGCGCCGGCTCGCCGAGGCGCAGGACGTGGCGAACGCCGTCGCCTTCCTGATGGGCGAGAGCGGGCGCAACATCACCGGCACGGTGATGACGATCGACGCCGGCAGCACCGCCTGA
- the flhA gene encoding flagellar biosynthesis protein FlhA produces MALVEAIGLERRTQRDFGFAAGIVAILAVLFLPIPAVLIDVGLAFSIALSVLILMVALWIQKPLEFSAFPTVLLIATLLRLALGIATTRLILANGQSGVNAAGHVIQGFSQFVMSGDFVIGIVVFAILITVNFLVITKGATRIAEVGARFTLDAIPGKQMAIDADLNAGLIDDKEAQRRRRELEEESAFFGSMDGASKFVRGEAVASLITIAVNIFGGIIIGTTRHGMPLATAADVFTKLSVGDGLVSQIPALIVSLAAGLLVSKGGTRGTAEQAVLGQLGAYPRALTVAAALMGLFALVPGLPFVPFMALAALMGFVAYAIPRRLAEKKAAEAAQRALEEERKAAAAKDSVKESLKTPEIELCLGRHLSAQANTARIELGHRVSKMRRKFALQYGFVVPDIKLTDSPSLPPKTYQIRIHGTLSASQEIRPGESLVVVGDGPRPDVPGEEVREPAFGMRAIWVLDAYAAEVRRGGFEPVDGTSVLLTHLSEVIRNNLPHLLSYKDMRNLLDRLDPEYKRLLEEICPSQISYSGLQAVLKLLLAERVSIRNLHLILEAIAEISPHARRSEQIAEHVRMRIAQQICGDLAEDGVLAVLRLGSRWDLSFHQSLKRDAKGEVIEFDVDPRLVEQFGTEASEAIRARQKEAHVFALVTAPDARPYVRMIIERLFPTLPVLSHLEIARGVEIRSLGTIS; encoded by the coding sequence ATGGCGTTGGTCGAGGCAATCGGGCTGGAGCGCAGGACGCAGCGGGATTTCGGCTTCGCGGCCGGCATCGTCGCCATCCTGGCCGTCCTTTTCCTGCCGATCCCGGCGGTCCTGATCGATGTCGGCCTCGCCTTCTCGATCGCGCTCTCGGTCCTGATCCTGATGGTGGCGCTCTGGATCCAGAAGCCGCTCGAATTCTCCGCCTTCCCGACCGTCCTGCTCATCGCGACGCTCCTGCGCCTCGCGCTCGGCATCGCTACGACCCGGCTGATCCTGGCCAACGGCCAGTCCGGCGTGAACGCCGCCGGCCACGTCATCCAGGGCTTCTCGCAATTCGTGATGAGCGGCGACTTCGTGATCGGGATCGTGGTCTTCGCGATCCTGATCACGGTCAACTTCCTGGTCATCACCAAGGGCGCGACCCGCATCGCCGAGGTCGGCGCCCGCTTCACCCTCGACGCCATCCCCGGCAAGCAGATGGCGATCGACGCCGACCTCAATGCCGGGCTCATCGACGACAAGGAGGCGCAGCGCCGCCGCCGCGAGCTGGAGGAGGAGAGCGCCTTCTTCGGCTCGATGGACGGCGCCTCCAAATTCGTCCGCGGCGAGGCGGTGGCGAGCCTGATCACCATCGCGGTCAACATCTTCGGCGGCATCATCATCGGCACGACCCGCCACGGCATGCCGCTCGCCACCGCGGCCGACGTCTTCACCAAGCTCTCGGTCGGCGACGGCCTCGTCTCGCAGATCCCGGCCCTGATCGTCTCGCTCGCCGCGGGCCTGCTCGTCTCCAAGGGCGGCACCCGGGGCACCGCCGAGCAGGCGGTGCTCGGCCAGCTCGGCGCCTATCCGCGCGCGCTCACCGTCGCGGCCGCCCTGATGGGCCTGTTCGCCCTGGTCCCGGGCCTGCCCTTCGTCCCCTTCATGGCCCTCGCCGCCCTGATGGGCTTCGTCGCCTACGCGATCCCGCGCCGCCTCGCCGAGAAGAAGGCCGCGGAGGCCGCGCAGCGCGCCCTCGAGGAGGAGCGCAAGGCCGCGGCCGCCAAGGATTCGGTCAAGGAATCCTTGAAAACCCCCGAGATCGAGCTCTGCCTCGGCCGCCACCTCTCGGCCCAGGCCAACACCGCCCGGATCGAGCTCGGCCACCGGGTATCGAAGATGCGCCGCAAGTTCGCGCTGCAGTACGGGTTCGTGGTTCCCGACATCAAGCTGACCGACAGCCCCTCGCTGCCGCCCAAGACCTACCAGATCCGCATCCACGGCACCCTCTCGGCGAGCCAGGAGATCCGCCCCGGCGAGTCGCTCGTGGTGGTGGGCGACGGGCCGCGGCCCGACGTGCCCGGCGAGGAGGTGCGCGAGCCCGCCTTCGGCATGAGGGCGATCTGGGTGCTCGACGCCTACGCGGCCGAGGTGCGCCGCGGCGGCTTCGAGCCGGTGGACGGCACCTCGGTGCTGCTGACCCACCTGTCCGAGGTGATCCGCAACAACCTGCCGCATCTCCTCTCCTACAAGGACATGCGCAACCTCCTCGACCGGCTCGACCCCGAGTACAAGCGGCTCCTGGAGGAGATCTGCCCCTCCCAGATCTCCTATTCGGGGCTGCAGGCGGTGCTGAAGCTGCTGCTGGCGGAGCGCGTGTCGATCCGCAACCTGCACCTGATCCTGGAGGCGATCGCCGAAATCTCCCCCCACGCGCGCCGGTCCGAGCAGATCGCCGAGCACGTGCGGATGCGCATCGCCCAGCAGATCTGCGGCGACCTCGCCGAGGACGGGGTGCTGGCGGTGCTGCGCCTGGGCAGCCGCTGGGACCTGTCCTTCCACCAGAGCCTCAAGCGCGACGCCAAGGGCGAGGTGATCGAGTTCGACGTCGACCCGCGCCTCGTCGAGCAGTTCGGCACCGAGGCCTCCGAGGCGATCCGGGCGCGGCAGAAGGAGGCGCACGTCTTCGCCCTGGTCACCGCCCCGGATGCCCGGCCCTACGTGCGCATGATCATCGAGCGGCTCTTCCCGACCCTGCCCGTCCTGTCGCACCTGGAGATCGCCCGCGGGGTCGAGATCCGCTCCCTCGGGACGATCTCGTGA
- a CDS encoding flagellar protein FlgN, with amino-acid sequence MLIASLTRLEATIDEETEALLTRRPIDQDEVNRRKSQSLLELTRLARHRDEPADPDLAACLTRLRDKLARNQEVVALNLRAVEEVSEVIAGALRAADSDGTYGPDHR; translated from the coding sequence ATGCTGATCGCATCCCTGACCCGGCTCGAAGCCACGATCGACGAGGAGACGGAGGCGCTGCTGACGCGCCGGCCGATCGACCAGGACGAGGTCAACCGGCGCAAGAGCCAGAGCCTGCTCGAACTCACCCGCCTCGCCCGCCACCGGGACGAGCCGGCGGATCCCGATCTCGCCGCCTGCCTGACCCGCCTGCGCGACAAGCTCGCCCGCAACCAGGAGGTCGTCGCCCTGAACCTGCGGGCGGTGGAGGAGGTGTCCGAGGTGATCGCCGGCGCCCTGCGCGCGGCGGACTCCGACGGCACCTACGGCCCCGACCACCGCTGA
- a CDS encoding thiamine pyrophosphate-binding protein — translation MDEARPGRTAARVLVDQLVANGVRHVFTVPGESFLPVLDALRDSGIAVTTCRQEGAAAMMAEAHGKATGMPGICFVTRGPGATNASAGLHVAQQDSTPMILFVGQIERRFREREAFQELDYRAVFGPMAKWATEIDDPDRVPEFVARAFATATAGRPGPVVVALPKDMLSEATAAPLAPPFRPVEAAPGEEDVARLADLVASAERPLLLLGGSRWSEGACAAIARFAEAFDLPVATSYRRSPLFDALHPNYAGDLGLAPNPKLVARARAADLLVLLGGRLGEIPSQGYSLLDVPGPRTRLVHIHAGPEELGRVYQPFLAINASPARTAAALARLPAPARIPWREETRAAHAEFLAWGERATPQPGGVNLGEVIIHLREVLPRDAVLCNGAGNYAAWIHRFYRFRGLASHIAPTSASMGYGVPAAVAMKRLWPQRTVVSINGDGDFLMNGQEFATAVQYRLPLVVIVADNASYGTIRMHQEREFPDRVVATDLVNPDFAAYARAFGGLGWTVERTEDFPAAFREASACGRPAIIHLKIATDAITPGQTLTQIRDRAVAGRAA, via the coding sequence ATGGACGAGGCGAGGCCGGGGCGCACAGCCGCCCGGGTGCTGGTGGATCAGCTGGTGGCGAACGGGGTGCGCCACGTCTTCACGGTGCCGGGCGAGAGCTTCCTGCCCGTCCTCGACGCGCTGCGGGATTCCGGCATCGCGGTGACGACCTGCCGCCAGGAGGGGGCGGCCGCCATGATGGCGGAGGCCCACGGCAAGGCGACCGGGATGCCCGGGATCTGCTTCGTCACCCGCGGCCCGGGCGCCACCAACGCCTCGGCGGGCCTGCACGTCGCCCAGCAGGACTCGACCCCGATGATCCTGTTCGTCGGCCAGATCGAGCGGCGCTTCCGCGAGCGCGAGGCGTTCCAGGAGCTCGATTACCGGGCGGTGTTCGGCCCGATGGCGAAGTGGGCGACCGAGATCGACGACCCCGACCGGGTGCCGGAATTCGTGGCCCGCGCCTTCGCGACGGCGACGGCCGGGCGGCCCGGCCCGGTCGTGGTGGCGCTGCCCAAGGACATGCTGAGCGAGGCGACGGCGGCCCCGCTCGCGCCGCCCTTCCGGCCGGTCGAGGCGGCGCCGGGGGAGGAGGACGTGGCGCGGCTCGCCGACCTCGTCGCCTCGGCGGAGCGGCCCCTCCTGCTGCTCGGGGGCAGCCGCTGGAGCGAGGGCGCCTGCGCGGCCATCGCCCGCTTCGCCGAGGCCTTCGACCTGCCGGTCGCCACCAGCTACCGGCGCAGCCCCCTGTTCGACGCGCTGCATCCGAACTACGCGGGCGATCTCGGCCTCGCCCCCAACCCGAAGCTGGTGGCGCGCGCCAGGGCCGCCGACCTGCTCGTGCTGCTCGGCGGGCGCCTCGGCGAGATCCCCTCGCAGGGCTACAGCCTGCTCGACGTGCCCGGGCCGCGGACCCGCCTCGTCCACATCCATGCCGGCCCGGAGGAGCTGGGCCGCGTCTACCAGCCCTTCCTCGCCATCAACGCCTCGCCCGCGCGCACCGCCGCCGCCCTGGCGCGGCTGCCGGCCCCGGCCCGCATCCCGTGGCGGGAGGAGACCCGGGCCGCCCACGCGGAGTTCCTCGCCTGGGGCGAGCGGGCGACGCCGCAGCCGGGCGGGGTCAATCTCGGCGAGGTGATCATCCACCTGCGCGAGGTGCTGCCGCGCGACGCGGTCCTGTGCAACGGCGCGGGCAATTACGCGGCCTGGATCCACCGCTTCTACCGGTTCCGCGGCCTCGCCTCCCACATCGCCCCGACCTCGGCCTCGATGGGCTACGGCGTGCCGGCCGCGGTGGCGATGAAGCGCCTGTGGCCGCAGCGCACCGTGGTGTCGATCAACGGCGACGGCGATTTCCTGATGAACGGCCAGGAATTCGCGACCGCCGTGCAGTACCGGCTGCCGCTCGTGGTGATCGTGGCCGACAATGCCAGCTACGGCACGATCCGGATGCATCAGGAGCGCGAATTCCCCGACCGCGTCGTCGCCACCGACCTCGTCAACCCGGATTTCGCCGCCTATGCGCGGGCCTTCGGCGGGCTCGGCTGGACGGTCGAGCGCACCGAGGACTTCCCGGCGGCGTTCCGGGAGGCGAGCGCCTGCGGCCGGCCCGCGATCATCCACCTCAAGATCGCCACCGACGCGATCACGCCCGGCCAGACCCTGACCCAGATCCGCGACCGGGCGGTGGCGGGGCGCGCGGCCTGA
- the fliQ gene encoding flagellar biosynthesis protein FliQ translates to MNEVDALELVRAAIWTILIGAGPAVAAAMAVGIAVALLQALTQIQEVTLTFVPKIVVILLVMLMTGSFVGTQLYMFTENAYGRITSGF, encoded by the coding sequence GTGAACGAGGTCGACGCCCTCGAACTGGTGCGCGCCGCGATCTGGACCATCCTGATCGGGGCCGGGCCCGCGGTCGCGGCCGCCATGGCGGTCGGCATCGCGGTCGCCCTGCTCCAGGCGCTCACGCAGATCCAGGAGGTGACCCTCACCTTCGTGCCGAAGATCGTCGTGATCCTGCTCGTGATGCTGATGACCGGCTCCTTCGTCGGCACCCAGCTCTACATGTTCACCGAGAACGCCTACGGGCGGATCACCTCGGGCTTCTGA
- a CDS encoding heparinase II/III domain-containing protein has translation MRSPVPRTPARLHPPASMPAAPRFLPVSVSYAGGAAAGARPDEHVVAANNRFARAVLAFSDLRPETWVEFAFLLAWDEAETAGASLDFALVGVDFLAEDRSSLDFEHVPGLSRTLLDPQSAWIAGPAYLDAGEGTRAAMVRLGFLVPDPARHATVSVRSWRNAAPFGVIRPELRQGGPARIPRRRRRLGLEPDWLDLALVPGRPLVLRGQIHAARTGREGALARVAYRNAAGEAIPPPYPDTVSTPDFGAGINLPAHRQARRFTLDLTPPPKAAAVRVGFATWEAGAEVELTGPVEIGLEDGLRLEALCGDEVIDAGTFLDRVDAALGLRGSPAPAEGVPLLLDRLRRLQSGPAGPGEAGPDAAPDPAGTALRLGRAPAWDLPPEPSWSEDPFQSPAWRLEYQSLGWLLPLAAADAARATEIALSWSRANPWGNPADGLSLHPAALAARAEVFVALLAPFSIGSMRVEPLRTLAGEAVRHGFALAEIIGQNAVARTLHHVQAAVALRAVALALPRLPLSPFWLSLARHALEEGFAALSAPDGTFSDPSLHQRLELASLGRLLAEALGEEAPGPTIGRRVGPALRMLAGLLDPGGRLPPFGDAPHGIDHRAWIGRLLGPGERATAARGSLVPARGGPGLIAARAEGPGASRAHLACAFGEQRHAHGHADCTSFVFAAEGVRWIVEAGGSGQVESGLVRHYLTSARAHNVAWPDGREPGAGTGWLAEVERLDGATAYAIGTSVHGPDYRHRRVIVTLDDLTALAVFDRFETEERPLSVEGLLHFPPDVLVALAGPRLVLASREAQRLRVVPRLVDGKRGGLALVSGRSDRPGGLQGYLSLKPGVLHPSSTLRYVFHGQGAVCGGVAIALDEGRERALAGRLTLDAVKRLLGEA, from the coding sequence GTGCGGTCTCCCGTCCCCAGGACGCCCGCCCGCCTCCACCCGCCCGCGAGCATGCCCGCCGCGCCCCGTTTCCTGCCCGTCTCGGTGAGCTATGCCGGCGGCGCCGCGGCCGGCGCCCGCCCGGACGAGCACGTCGTGGCGGCCAACAACCGCTTCGCCCGGGCGGTGCTCGCCTTCTCCGACCTCCGGCCCGAGACCTGGGTGGAATTCGCCTTCCTGCTCGCCTGGGACGAGGCCGAGACCGCCGGCGCCAGCCTCGACTTCGCGCTGGTCGGGGTGGATTTCCTGGCGGAGGACAGGTCGAGCCTCGACTTCGAGCACGTGCCGGGCCTGTCGCGCACGCTCCTCGATCCGCAGAGCGCCTGGATCGCCGGGCCGGCCTACCTCGATGCCGGGGAGGGCACCCGCGCCGCGATGGTGCGCCTCGGCTTCCTGGTGCCCGATCCCGCCCGCCACGCCACGGTGAGCGTGCGCTCCTGGCGCAACGCCGCCCCCTTCGGCGTGATCCGGCCGGAGCTGCGCCAGGGCGGGCCGGCCCGCATCCCGCGGCGGCGGCGGCGCCTGGGCCTCGAACCGGACTGGCTCGACCTCGCCCTGGTGCCGGGCCGGCCGCTCGTGCTGCGCGGGCAGATCCACGCCGCGCGGACCGGCCGGGAGGGGGCGCTGGCGCGGGTCGCCTACAGGAACGCGGCCGGGGAGGCGATCCCGCCGCCCTATCCGGACACGGTCTCGACGCCCGATTTCGGGGCCGGCATCAACCTGCCGGCCCACCGGCAGGCCCGGCGCTTCACCCTCGACCTGACCCCGCCGCCGAAGGCCGCCGCCGTGCGGGTCGGCTTCGCCACCTGGGAGGCGGGGGCCGAGGTGGAACTGACCGGCCCGGTCGAGATCGGGCTGGAGGACGGGCTGCGCCTGGAGGCCCTGTGCGGCGACGAGGTCATCGACGCCGGCACCTTCCTCGACCGGGTCGACGCGGCGCTGGGCCTGCGCGGCTCGCCCGCCCCCGCCGAGGGGGTGCCGCTCCTCCTCGACCGGCTGCGCCGGCTGCAATCCGGGCCCGCCGGGCCGGGCGAGGCCGGCCCGGACGCGGCGCCGGACCCGGCCGGGACCGCGCTCCGCCTCGGCCGGGCCCCCGCCTGGGACCTGCCGCCCGAGCCGAGCTGGAGCGAGGACCCGTTCCAGTCGCCCGCGTGGCGGCTCGAGTACCAATCCCTCGGCTGGCTCCTGCCCCTCGCCGCGGCGGATGCCGCAAGGGCGACCGAGATCGCCCTGTCGTGGTCGCGGGCCAATCCCTGGGGCAATCCGGCCGACGGGCTCAGCCTGCATCCGGCGGCGCTCGCCGCCCGGGCCGAGGTGTTCGTGGCCCTGCTCGCGCCGTTCAGCATCGGCTCGATGCGGGTCGAACCCCTGCGCACCCTGGCGGGCGAGGCGGTGCGGCACGGCTTCGCCCTCGCGGAGATCATCGGCCAGAATGCCGTGGCGCGCACGCTGCACCACGTCCAGGCCGCGGTGGCGCTGCGGGCGGTCGCCCTCGCCCTGCCGCGCCTGCCGCTCTCGCCGTTCTGGCTCTCGCTCGCCCGGCACGCCCTGGAGGAGGGGTTCGCGGCGCTCAGCGCCCCGGACGGCACCTTCTCGGACCCGTCCCTGCACCAGCGGCTGGAACTGGCGAGCCTCGGGCGGCTGCTGGCCGAGGCGCTCGGCGAGGAGGCGCCCGGGCCGACGATCGGCCGGCGGGTGGGGCCCGCCCTGCGCATGCTCGCGGGGCTCCTCGATCCGGGCGGGCGGCTGCCGCCCTTCGGCGACGCGCCGCACGGCATCGACCACCGGGCCTGGATCGGGCGCCTCCTCGGCCCCGGCGAGCGGGCGACGGCCGCGCGCGGCAGCCTCGTGCCGGCCCGGGGCGGGCCGGGCCTGATCGCCGCGCGGGCGGAGGGGCCGGGGGCGAGCCGGGCGCACCTCGCCTGCGCCTTCGGCGAGCAGCGCCACGCCCACGGCCACGCGGATTGCACCTCCTTCGTCTTCGCGGCGGAGGGGGTGCGCTGGATCGTCGAGGCCGGCGGCTCGGGCCAGGTCGAGAGCGGGCTGGTGCGCCACTACCTGACCTCGGCGCGCGCCCACAACGTGGCTTGGCCGGACGGCCGCGAGCCCGGCGCGGGCACCGGCTGGCTCGCCGAGGTGGAGCGCCTCGACGGGGCCACCGCCTACGCGATCGGCACCAGCGTGCACGGGCCGGATTACCGCCACCGCCGGGTGATCGTGACCCTCGACGACCTGACCGCGCTGGCGGTGTTCGACCGCTTCGAGACCGAGGAGCGGCCGCTCTCGGTCGAGGGGCTCCTGCACTTCCCGCCCGACGTGCTGGTGGCGCTCGCCGGGCCGCGCCTCGTGCTGGCGAGCCGCGAGGCGCAGCGCCTGCGGGTCGTGCCGCGCCTCGTGGACGGCAAGCGCGGCGGCCTCGCCCTGGTCAGCGGCCGCAGCGACCGCCCGGGCGGCCTGCAGGGCTACCTCTCGCTCAAGCCCGGCGTGCTGCACCCGTCGAGCACGCTGCGCTACGTCTTCCACGGGCAGGGCGCGGTCTGCGGCGGGGTCGCCATCGCGCTCGACGAGGGGCGCGAGAGGGCGCTGGCGGGGCGGCTGACCCTCGACGCCGTGAAGCGGCTGCTCGGTGAGGCGTGA